The stretch of DNA GCTTTCGGCAATGGTGGTGCCGGCCAGCTCAACAGCATGGTTAAATATTGCTGGGTCGGGTTTGTTGGCACCCACCACTTCGGATATAATAACGTTTTGGAAATAGCCACCCAGATTACAGCCATCTATTTTAAGCTGCGACGAATCTTTAAACCCGTTTGATATTAAATGCATGGTATACTTGCTTTGCAGGTAGGTCAGCGTTTCGTGCGCATGGGGGAATAGGTTAGTTTTAGTTGGGCAAAGATTTACGTAAGCGTCCTCAAAGTCGGCAGGGATAGCATCGGGATGCAGGCCCAGCTCTGTAAAGGTTTTTTTAAAGCGGGCATCGCGTAGCTCGTCTTTGGTGATTTGCCCGGTATGGTATTGTGCCCATAAGCTGTGGTTATTGCGCGTATACGTTTCAATAAACAAGTCGGCAGAGTGCAGGCCTACCTCCTTTAATTTGTAAACACCATAAAGCTCGTGCAGGGTTTCCTCGGCGTTTTTATCAAAATCCCAAATGGTGTGGTCAAGGTCGAAGAAAATATGTTTATAGATTTTA from Inquilinus sp. KBS0705 encodes:
- a CDS encoding noncanonical pyrimidine nucleotidase, YjjG family; the protein is MAQSTIVNPTSKIYKHIFFDLDHTIWDFDKNAEETLHELYGVYKLKEVGLHSADLFIETYTRNNHSLWAQYHTGQITKDELRDARFKKTFTELGLHPDAIPADFEDAYVNLCPTKTNLFPHAHETLTYLQSKYTMHLISNGFKDSSQLKIDGCNLGGYFQNVIISEVVGANKPDPAIFNHAVELAGTTIAESVMIGDSIEADIRGAMGVSMDAIYFNPFGLEKPADVPVQITHLKELMTLL